From Lentimicrobiaceae bacterium, a single genomic window includes:
- the ung gene encoding uracil-DNA glycosylase: protein MNPQIEESWKKILSSEFAKPYFAELKSFLSQEKKQYHIYPPGNKIFEAFNRTPFDKVKVVLLGQDPYHGPGQAHGLCFSVPSGVAFPPSLRNIFKALQSDLGVSIPNSGDLSKWADQGVLMMNAILTVRAHSAGSHQGKGWEQFTDSVISLISSQKTGVVFILWGKYAQNKKVLIDTQKHFILEAPHPSPLSAHKGFFECAHFSGTNLLLENSGATPIDWQL, encoded by the coding sequence ATTAATCCTCAGATTGAAGAAAGTTGGAAAAAAATATTGAGTAGCGAATTTGCAAAACCATATTTTGCTGAACTCAAATCATTCCTTTCGCAAGAAAAGAAGCAATATCATATTTATCCCCCGGGGAATAAAATTTTTGAAGCTTTCAACAGAACTCCATTTGATAAAGTAAAGGTGGTTTTATTAGGGCAGGATCCATATCATGGGCCCGGGCAGGCGCATGGGCTTTGTTTTTCGGTTCCCTCAGGTGTTGCATTCCCACCTTCATTAAGGAATATTTTCAAAGCACTCCAAAGTGATTTGGGCGTTTCTATTCCAAATAGCGGTGATTTGTCGAAATGGGCCGATCAAGGTGTTTTGATGATGAATGCCATACTGACAGTAAGAGCCCATTCGGCAGGCTCTCACCAGGGCAAGGGTTGGGAACAATTTACAGATTCGGTAATCAGCTTGATTTCTTCACAAAAAACGGGCGTGGTTTTTATTTTGTGGGGAAAATATGCACAAAATAAAAAAGTGCTCATCGATACTCAAAAACACTTCATTCTTGAAGCTCCTCATCCTTCACCTCTAAGCGCTCACAAAGGGTTCTTCGAATGCGCGCATTTTTCCGGTACCAATCTGTTGCTCGAAAATTCCGGAGCTACGCCTATTGACTGGCAACTCTGA
- a CDS encoding outer membrane protein transport protein, translating into MRKISLLVAFCAALISGAHAGGYQVGLHGQKQIGMGLVGTSLSFDASSMFYNPGGLSFMNTKYSFSAGVSPIRSFTVFQKNAPSDYTATTDNPLGTPFYFYGGVKITDKFSAGLAVNTPYGNSLSWGKEWDGRFLIQDLSLKAIFFQPTISYKLNDWLSLGAGFIYATGDFELAKALPVYDAGGEGSVKLTGSTAEMGFNLGAMIKPDDKLSIGVDFRSRINMEVDGADATFNTPASLAANFPAKNKFSTSLPLPANLDLGASYQVNDQLMLALSLNYVFWNVYDSLIFDFETNTPALPDSKNPRLYSNKLIVRLGGEYKINEKVTVRAGGYYDPSPVNEDYFSPETPSLNNLGLTAGLSFMPVEKLSVDLSFLYIMGMEAKKNYTPDNFGGTFKSRVYIPGIGFTYSF; encoded by the coding sequence ATGCGAAAAATTTCCTTGCTTGTAGCATTTTGTGCCGCTTTAATAAGTGGTGCACATGCCGGAGGTTACCAGGTTGGACTTCACGGACAGAAACAGATAGGAATGGGCCTTGTTGGAACATCCCTTAGTTTTGACGCCAGTTCGATGTTTTATAATCCCGGAGGGCTCTCTTTTATGAATACGAAGTACAGTTTTTCGGCAGGTGTCAGTCCTATCCGATCTTTTACTGTTTTTCAGAAAAATGCACCTTCTGACTACACTGCAACTACTGACAACCCGTTAGGAACGCCATTTTATTTTTATGGAGGAGTTAAAATTACGGATAAGTTCAGCGCTGGTTTGGCTGTTAATACCCCTTACGGCAACAGTCTTTCATGGGGAAAGGAATGGGACGGTCGTTTCCTGATTCAGGATTTGTCATTAAAGGCTATTTTTTTTCAACCAACGATTTCGTATAAGTTGAATGACTGGCTGAGTTTAGGAGCTGGATTTATTTATGCTACTGGCGATTTTGAGCTGGCAAAGGCTCTTCCTGTGTATGATGCAGGTGGGGAGGGAAGTGTTAAACTGACTGGTTCTACTGCAGAAATGGGCTTCAATTTAGGTGCTATGATAAAACCTGATGATAAACTAAGTATTGGAGTCGATTTCAGATCACGGATTAATATGGAGGTTGATGGTGCTGATGCCACTTTTAATACACCTGCTTCGTTGGCTGCCAATTTCCCGGCTAAAAACAAGTTCTCTACATCATTGCCTTTGCCGGCTAATCTTGATTTGGGCGCTTCATACCAGGTTAATGATCAACTTATGCTGGCATTAAGCCTGAATTATGTTTTCTGGAATGTTTATGATTCATTAATTTTTGATTTTGAAACCAATACGCCTGCTTTGCCTGATTCTAAAAATCCCAGGCTTTATTCTAATAAACTGATAGTCAGGCTGGGCGGTGAATATAAAATCAATGAAAAAGTCACCGTAAGAGCTGGCGGATATTACGATCCTTCACCGGTAAACGAAGATTATTTTTCACCTGAAACCCCCAGCCTTAATAATTTAGGATTAACGGCCGGTCTCTCCTTTATGCCTGTTGAGAAATTATCGGTAGACCTTTCATTTCTTTATATAATGGGAATGGAAGCTAAGAAGAATTATACTCCCGACAACTTTGGAGGTACATTCAAATCAAGGGTTTACATACCCGGAATTGGTTTTACTTATAGTTTCTAA
- a CDS encoding peptidoglycan DD-metalloendopeptidase family protein, whose protein sequence is MIVSKRLRYTIFFSLLLTFATGKSAFSQIFAIDTTSFFYTEDTLVMGPHDFDYDQTFEDEAPETNFIPADMIFVPSDVVYNNRWDTLYIRTGKVDLSEMKDSVVLVLNNPQQGQFCFPFKGKLLSPYGMRGRRFHAGMDIKLELGDTVKSAFDGKVRIARVMSGYGKLLVIRHTNGLETVYGHLSKILVKNNQEVRAGEPIGLGGRTGRATTTHLHFETRFLGEHFNPARIIDFDNYTLKQDKLIVDKYFFSKKKTADKSVNSQGAVTEDNSSTKKYHTIKTGDTLYALALRYKTTVSKITRLNGISERKTLKVGSRLRVK, encoded by the coding sequence ATGATTGTCAGTAAACGACTCCGCTATACTATTTTCTTTTCACTTTTGCTAACCTTTGCAACTGGTAAAAGCGCTTTTAGTCAGATATTTGCCATCGATACAACTTCTTTTTTTTATACCGAGGATACCTTGGTAATGGGGCCGCATGATTTTGATTATGATCAGACCTTTGAAGACGAAGCTCCTGAAACCAATTTCATTCCAGCTGACATGATATTTGTTCCATCCGATGTTGTGTATAATAACCGCTGGGACACGCTTTATATCAGAACCGGGAAAGTTGACTTGTCTGAAATGAAGGACTCGGTTGTGCTCGTTCTGAATAATCCGCAGCAAGGCCAATTTTGTTTTCCGTTCAAAGGTAAATTACTTTCACCTTACGGTATGCGAGGCAGGCGTTTTCATGCCGGCATGGATATTAAACTTGAATTGGGAGATACTGTGAAAAGTGCTTTTGATGGAAAAGTGCGGATTGCAAGAGTGATGAGTGGTTATGGCAAGCTTTTAGTAATCAGACATACCAATGGGCTTGAAACTGTTTACGGCCATTTGTCGAAAATATTGGTTAAGAATAATCAGGAGGTCAGGGCAGGTGAACCCATCGGACTTGGAGGCAGAACAGGGCGTGCTACTACAACTCACCTGCATTTTGAAACAAGGTTCTTGGGTGAGCATTTTAATCCTGCCCGCATTATCGATTTTGACAATTATACACTTAAGCAGGATAAGCTGATTGTTGACAAGTACTTTTTTAGTAAAAAGAAAACTGCTGATAAGTCTGTTAATTCTCAGGGGGCAGTTACAGAAGATAACTCGTCAACAAAAAAATATCATACCATTAAAACCGGCGACACATTGTATGCGCTTGCCCTGCGTTATAAAACAACCGTTTCAAAAATTACCCGTCTGAATGGCATTTCTGAGCGTAAGACTTTAAAAGTGGGTAGTCGTTTACGGGTGAAGTAA
- a CDS encoding GWxTD domain-containing protein, whose amino-acid sequence MLALSFYSCKGPGKLAYRNLADIYKQEAQLKGLEFSVFNLNDSVSNLYIRFPLSSLKRMPDLNKENLTGAVHFKLTYQLFDGYEQGVMVDSASFSGLDSLLVLPVFFDSIALNARQGKDYILDLQITDLNAKRDFHQLVTLPKAKMGTAADILICDVNGLPLMRNFINRADLIRLRYRDGFTHHFQLLRVISDELKAASPPFAFGLADNKMAIDSVKININNNNRSYTDVLTFQQQGIYLDSENQVQGIKLYSFYDGFPKISKESVMVESLRYIASDAEFRNMQKLNPRVAIDEFWRSVTGDSERSVVQLKRYYGRVEEANRAFTISREGWKSDRGMIYIVFGSPYVVYRNSEVEEWTYGEPGNASSVRFVFKLQNSSNGIQDYFLLRSEDFRMPWHLAVSNWRR is encoded by the coding sequence ATGCTGGCGTTGTCCTTCTACTCCTGCAAAGGCCCGGGAAAGTTAGCATACCGCAATCTGGCTGATATTTATAAGCAAGAGGCTCAGCTGAAAGGACTTGAATTTTCGGTTTTTAATCTGAATGATTCAGTTTCAAATTTATATATTCGTTTTCCGCTCTCTTCGTTGAAACGGATGCCGGATTTGAATAAAGAAAATTTGACTGGGGCCGTTCACTTTAAATTGACTTACCAACTTTTTGATGGATATGAGCAGGGGGTTATGGTTGACTCTGCTTCTTTTTCAGGACTTGACTCTTTATTGGTTTTGCCTGTTTTCTTCGATTCTATTGCTTTGAATGCCAGGCAGGGAAAAGATTATATTCTGGATCTTCAAATTACTGACCTGAACGCAAAAAGAGATTTTCATCAGTTAGTCACCCTTCCAAAAGCTAAAATGGGAACAGCCGCCGACATCTTAATCTGTGATGTCAATGGTCTGCCATTGATGCGCAATTTTATCAACAGGGCTGATTTAATCCGTTTGAGATACCGCGATGGGTTTACGCACCATTTTCAGCTTCTGCGGGTGATATCCGATGAATTAAAAGCTGCATCACCACCTTTTGCATTTGGATTGGCCGACAATAAAATGGCTATCGATTCTGTGAAAATAAATATAAACAATAATAACCGGAGTTATACAGATGTCTTGACATTTCAGCAGCAAGGTATCTATTTAGATTCTGAAAATCAGGTTCAGGGCATTAAGCTATACAGCTTTTATGACGGATTTCCTAAAATCAGTAAAGAAAGCGTAATGGTTGAATCGCTGCGCTATATAGCCTCTGATGCAGAGTTTAGAAATATGCAAAAATTAAATCCCCGTGTTGCCATTGATGAATTCTGGCGTAGTGTAACTGGAGACTCCGAGCGCTCAGTAGTACAGTTAAAGCGCTATTACGGCAGGGTAGAGGAGGCTAACAGAGCCTTTACAATTTCACGCGAAGGTTGGAAATCGGACCGGGGGATGATTTATATTGTTTTTGGCTCGCCTTATGTTGTATATAGAAATTCTGAAGTGGAGGAATGGACTTATGGAGAGCCGGGAAATGCTTCTTCAGTGAGGTTTGTTTTTAAGTTACAAAACAGCAGCAATGGTATACAGGATTATTTTCTTTTAAGATCCGAAGATTTTCGTATGCCCTGGCATCTGGCAGTTTCAAACTGGAGACGTTAG
- the hydE gene encoding [FeFe] hydrogenase H-cluster radical SAM maturase HydE, protein MVAIESILQKDTFTHQDIVQLLQSDAEGRNKLFARSAAVKEQYVGNIVYFRGLIEFSNICGKNCLYCGIRKGNKNAHRYNLTDDEILNAAKFAFESNYGSIVLQGGELESEAFTSRMERLLKNIKQLSGGKLGITLSVGEQSPDVYKRWFDAGAHRYLLRIESSDRELYYKIHPQDKTHNFERRLQALYDLRSAGYQVGTGVMIGLPFQTSDHLAKDLLFMKELDIDMCGMGPYIEHADTPLWEFRHQLLPLDERFNLALKMIAILRLMMKNINIASATALQAIDPIGREKALKIGANIIMPNITPGVYRNDYKLYENKPCTDEEASDCKNCLEARIHMSGNKIGFDEWGDSLHFKERN, encoded by the coding sequence ATGGTTGCAATCGAATCAATTCTTCAAAAAGATACTTTCACCCATCAGGATATTGTTCAGCTTCTTCAATCTGATGCCGAAGGGCGCAATAAGCTTTTTGCACGTTCTGCTGCTGTTAAGGAACAATACGTTGGAAATATAGTGTATTTCAGGGGGCTGATTGAATTTTCCAATATTTGCGGGAAAAACTGTTTGTATTGTGGAATCCGGAAAGGGAATAAAAATGCTCACCGGTATAATCTTACTGATGATGAAATCCTGAATGCAGCAAAATTTGCTTTTGAAAGTAACTACGGCTCTATTGTGTTGCAGGGTGGCGAACTTGAGAGTGAAGCATTTACATCACGAATGGAGCGGTTGCTGAAAAATATCAAACAACTTTCGGGCGGAAAGCTTGGAATCACACTTTCAGTTGGTGAACAATCACCTGATGTTTATAAGCGGTGGTTTGATGCTGGAGCGCATCGTTATCTTCTTCGTATTGAATCATCTGACAGGGAATTGTACTATAAAATTCATCCACAGGATAAAACCCACAATTTTGAGCGCAGGTTGCAGGCGCTTTACGATTTAAGAAGTGCGGGGTATCAGGTTGGCACTGGTGTGATGATTGGCCTCCCATTTCAGACATCGGATCATTTGGCTAAAGACCTTTTATTTATGAAGGAACTTGATATCGACATGTGTGGGATGGGCCCTTACATTGAACATGCCGATACTCCTTTATGGGAGTTTCGTCATCAGCTTTTACCACTTGATGAGCGATTTAATCTGGCGCTTAAAATGATTGCCATTTTGCGCTTGATGATGAAAAATATCAATATCGCTTCTGCTACTGCCCTTCAGGCTATTGATCCCATAGGCAGAGAAAAAGCACTGAAAATTGGAGCTAATATTATTATGCCTAATATTACACCGGGCGTTTATCGAAACGATTATAAACTCTATGAAAATAAGCCCTGTACTGATGAAGAAGCTTCTGATTGCAAGAACTGTCTTGAAGCCAGAATTCATATGTCGGGCAATAAAATTGGCTTTGACGAATGGGGCGATTCCCTGCATTTTAAAGAAAGAAATTGA
- a CDS encoding thymidylate synthase yields the protein MKQYHDLLKHVLENGVRKDDRTGTGTISVFGYQMRFNLEEGFPVLTTKKLHLRSIIYELLWFLKGETNIQYLHDNKVSIWDEWADAEGNLGPVYGHQWRSWGAADGRTIDQISQVVSMIKTNPDSRRLLVSAWNPGDVDKMALPPCHVLFQFYVANGRLSCQLYQRSADIFLGVPFNIASYALLTMMMAQVTGLKPGEFIHTFGDAHIYLNHLEQVNLQLSRDFKSLPEMKINPEVDNIFNFTFEDFKLEGYEPHPHIKAPVAV from the coding sequence ATGAAGCAATACCACGACCTTTTAAAGCATGTGCTGGAAAACGGAGTCAGAAAAGACGATCGCACTGGCACAGGTACAATCAGTGTATTTGGGTATCAGATGAGATTTAACCTTGAAGAAGGTTTTCCTGTATTGACTACCAAAAAGTTGCATCTTCGGTCCATTATTTATGAGTTGCTTTGGTTTTTGAAGGGAGAAACCAATATTCAATATCTCCATGATAACAAAGTGAGCATTTGGGATGAATGGGCCGATGCTGAAGGAAATCTCGGGCCTGTTTACGGGCATCAATGGCGTTCATGGGGAGCTGCCGATGGCCGGACGATTGATCAGATAAGTCAGGTAGTTAGCATGATTAAAACCAACCCTGACTCACGCCGGCTGTTGGTAAGCGCGTGGAACCCCGGCGATGTCGATAAAATGGCCCTTCCTCCTTGCCATGTGTTGTTCCAGTTTTACGTGGCCAATGGCAGACTCTCCTGTCAGTTATATCAACGGAGTGCTGACATTTTTCTGGGAGTTCCCTTCAATATAGCATCTTATGCTTTGCTTACCATGATGATGGCTCAGGTTACCGGTTTGAAGCCCGGCGAATTCATTCATACGTTTGGTGATGCTCATATTTACTTGAATCATCTTGAACAGGTAAATCTTCAGTTAAGCCGTGATTTTAAATCGTTGCCTGAAATGAAAATAAACCCTGAAGTGGACAATATCTTCAATTTTACATTTGAAGACTTTAAACTTGAAGGATATGAGCCTCACCCACACATAAAGGCACCGGTTGCTGTATAA
- a CDS encoding dihydrofolate reductase codes for MKPISIIVAIAKNYAIGKDNQLLWHIPQDLKRFKALTTGHTIVMGKRTFESLPLRPLPNRRSVVITDIADEVIEGCEMAYSIQDAIDKMEENRENFIIGGGMVYKQFMPLAHKLYLTIVHHEFEADTFYDEIDYSQWNEVEREDISAKDSLGFDYSYVTLERRQS; via the coding sequence ATGAAACCCATCTCAATTATAGTCGCGATTGCAAAAAACTATGCTATTGGAAAAGATAATCAGTTACTTTGGCATATTCCCCAGGATTTGAAAAGATTCAAAGCGTTGACAACAGGTCATACTATTGTAATGGGTAAACGTACATTTGAATCATTGCCTTTGCGCCCTTTGCCCAATCGCCGCAGCGTGGTTATTACTGATATTGCTGATGAGGTTATTGAAGGTTGCGAAATGGCATACTCGATTCAGGATGCCATTGATAAAATGGAAGAAAACCGTGAGAATTTTATTATTGGAGGGGGCATGGTTTACAAGCAATTTATGCCTTTAGCTCATAAGTTGTATCTCACTATTGTTCATCATGAGTTTGAAGCTGATACTTTTTATGATGAGATTGATTATTCGCAGTGGAATGAAGTTGAGCGTGAGGATATTTCGGCTAAAGATAGCCTTGGATTCGATTATTCATATGTAACCCTGGAGCGCAGACAATCTTAG
- a CDS encoding asparagine synthetase B has translation MKKITIIFIALFLLTFRLQAAYILIPMDKAQKNHLKAYGIAYWTLQQQVEVSWLLNYRGGSFMFKHHPQLEGECVVRGVSFQVIADVQANAILQEISDPQVNMDEMRLQKAPKIAVYSPKNKLPWDDAVTLALTYAEIPYDIVYDEEVIGGALPLYDWLHLHHEDFTGQYGKFWAAYRNAPWYKDDVASSENSARKLGFAKVSQLKLAVAQKIREFTAGGGYLFAMCSAPDSYDIALAAESVDICDVMFDGDAADPHANEHLNYNNCFAFTDFTVVTNPYEYEVSNIDVTTTRKITMANDFFTLFDFSAKWDPVPAMLTQNHEQVIKGFMGQTTAFNKKYVKPEVLIMGENKAAGEVRYIHGNYGKGTWTFYGGHDPEDYQHLVGDPPTDLNLYPNSPGYRLILNNVLFPAAKKKKQKT, from the coding sequence ATGAAAAAAATAACTATCATTTTCATCGCACTCTTTTTATTGACCTTCAGGTTACAGGCTGCTTATATCCTGATACCTATGGATAAAGCCCAGAAGAACCACCTGAAAGCTTATGGCATAGCTTACTGGACATTACAACAACAGGTAGAGGTTAGCTGGCTGCTTAATTACCGGGGTGGAAGTTTTATGTTTAAACATCACCCTCAGCTTGAAGGTGAATGCGTGGTAAGAGGCGTTTCATTTCAGGTAATTGCTGATGTACAGGCTAATGCCATTTTACAGGAAATCAGCGACCCCCAGGTAAATATGGACGAAATGCGGCTGCAAAAAGCACCGAAAATTGCCGTGTACTCACCTAAGAATAAACTCCCCTGGGACGATGCAGTTACACTCGCCCTAACTTACGCTGAAATTCCTTATGATATTGTTTACGATGAGGAAGTTATTGGAGGAGCCTTGCCTTTGTATGACTGGCTCCACCTGCACCATGAAGATTTTACAGGTCAATACGGAAAATTCTGGGCTGCCTACCGGAACGCCCCATGGTATAAAGATGATGTAGCTTCTTCAGAAAACAGTGCCCGCAAACTGGGATTTGCAAAAGTTTCGCAACTTAAACTGGCTGTAGCACAAAAGATTAGAGAGTTTACCGCTGGCGGTGGATATTTATTTGCCATGTGTTCAGCCCCTGACAGTTATGATATTGCCCTTGCGGCTGAATCTGTTGATATATGCGATGTTATGTTTGACGGTGATGCAGCCGACCCTCATGCCAATGAGCACCTCAATTATAACAACTGTTTTGCATTTACCGACTTTACGGTTGTAACAAACCCTTATGAATATGAGGTTTCAAATATTGATGTTACAACTACCCGAAAAATCACCATGGCGAATGATTTTTTCACATTATTTGACTTTTCGGCAAAATGGGATCCGGTTCCTGCCATGCTTACGCAGAATCACGAACAGGTAATTAAAGGTTTTATGGGACAAACTACTGCCTTTAACAAAAAATATGTAAAGCCTGAGGTATTAATAATGGGCGAAAATAAAGCCGCTGGTGAAGTCAGGTATATCCATGGAAATTATGGCAAAGGCACCTGGACATTCTATGGTGGCCATGATCCTGAAGACTATCAGCATCTTGTCGGAGACCCGCCGACCGACTTAAATCTCTATCCTAACTCACCGGGATACAGACTTATTCTTAATAACGTTCTTTTCCCTGCGGCTAAAAAGAAAAAACAAAAGACCTGA